A genomic window from Nicotiana sylvestris chromosome 11, ASM39365v2, whole genome shotgun sequence includes:
- the LOC104241261 gene encoding UDP-glucuronic acid decarboxylase 6 yields MAKNSANGDHQTTTKPPPTPSPLRFSKFFQPNMRILVTGGAGFIGSHLVDKLMENEKNEVIVVDNFFTGSKDNLKRWIGHPRFELKRHDVTEPLLVEVDQIYHLACPASPIFYKYNPVKTIKTNVIGTLNMLGLAKRVGARILLTSTSEVYGDPLVHPQTEEYWGNVNPIGVRSCYDEGKRVAETLMFDYHRQHGIEIRIARIFNTYGPRMNIDDGRVVSNFIAQALRDEPLTVQAPGTQTRSFCYVSDMVNGLIRLMEGENTGPINIGNPGEFTMIELAELVKELINPKVEIKSVENTPDDPRQRKPDITKAKELLGWEPKVKLRDGLPLMEEDFRLRLGVSKKI; encoded by the exons ATGGCAAAGAATTCTGCAAatggagatcaccaaacaacaaCAAAGCCTCCTCCAACTCCATCTCCGTTGCGCTTCTCAAAGTTCTTTCAA CCTAACATGAGAATTTTGGTTACTGGAGGAGCTGGATTTATTGGTTCCCATCTAGTTGACAAATTGATGGAGAATGAGAAGAATGAG GTTATTGTTGTCGACAACTTTTTCACTGGTTCAAAGGATAATCTTAAAAGATGGATTGGTCATCCCAGATTCGAGCTTAAACGCCATG ATGTGACAGAGCCTTTGTTAGTTGAGGTTGATCAGATTTATCATCTTGCATGCCCGGCTTCTCCAATATTCTACAAGTACAATCCTGTTAAG ACAATAAAGACTAATGTCATTGGCACGCTAAATATGTTGGGCTTAGCAAAGCGTGTCGGAGCAAG GATTCTGCTAACGTCAACCTCAGAGGTTTATGGTGACCCTCTTGTGCATCCTCAGACTGAGGAATATTGGGGTAATGTTAACCCAATTG GGGTTCGGAGCTGTTATGATGAGGGGAAGCGTGTGGCAGAGACATTGATGTTTGACTACCACCGACAACATGGGATTG AAATTCGGATTGCTAGAATATTCAATACATATGGACCTCGGATGAATATCGATGATGGGCGTGTTGTCAGCAACTTTATAGCTCAAGCACTTCG TGATGAACCATTAACAGTTCAAGCTCCTGGGACACAGACTCGCAGTTTCTGTTATGTTTCTGATATG GTTAATGGGCTTATTCGGCTAATGGAAGGGGAAAACACAGGGCCAATCAACATTGGAAATCCAG GTGAATTTACCATGATTGAGCTTGCAGAACTAGTGAAGGAG CTTATCAATCCGAAAGTGGAGATCAAATCGGTGGAAAATACACCAGATGATCCAAGACAAAGGAAACCAGATATCACAAAAGCAAAAGAATTGTTAGGATGGGAACCAAAAGTCAAGTTGCGCGATGGCCTTCCACTAATGGAAGAAGATTTCAGACTCAGGCTTGGGGTCTCTAAGAAGATATAA